From a region of the Paenibacillus sp. FSL R10-2734 genome:
- a CDS encoding dicarboxylate/amino acid:cation symporter, translating into MNIDNNLLSAIETNWYGFVVSIVVFGILFLLARKRIGFGARVLIGLGIGLIAGIFFQYFDLETKAISTFGSIYVSLIRMLVIPLVFILVLNSISSLTNLEYLRKIGIKTFAWFLGTTGVASIIGLSIALLFNPGQGIQQDVPADFAAREIPTFSQVILDLVPSNPVNEAATGKVVPLLIFAIFLAVAIIKIGSKKPEAVKPVRDLIESLTLVLHQVVKFIIRLTPYGVFALIAGITARYGWETLQELGSVIITSYVAMIIHFVLIFGGLVLLVAKVNPIRFFRKIYPTITVAFTTRSSYATLPVNLEVITKRLHVSPRIASFIAPLGATVNFNACGGIWPAIVAVFTAQVFGIDLNWTDYATLVLVSIISSIGVAGVPGPAVISTTVVLTALGLPLEGIAIVAGVEALIDMGRTAVNATGTAVTALLVADSEGEFDRAAFNSNDDEDDILLGTV; encoded by the coding sequence ATGAACATAGACAACAATTTGTTGTCCGCTATTGAAACTAACTGGTATGGATTTGTCGTTTCCATTGTTGTGTTTGGAATTTTGTTTCTGCTGGCACGTAAAAGAATTGGGTTTGGCGCACGGGTACTTATCGGACTCGGGATCGGACTTATAGCAGGTATATTCTTTCAGTATTTCGACTTAGAGACGAAAGCCATTAGTACATTCGGCAGCATCTATGTCAGCCTGATTCGCATGCTCGTTATTCCATTAGTATTCATTCTTGTATTGAACAGCATCTCTTCCTTAACCAACCTAGAATATTTACGCAAAATAGGAATCAAGACCTTTGCCTGGTTCCTCGGGACAACAGGTGTTGCTTCTATTATTGGCCTTTCGATTGCCCTGCTCTTCAATCCTGGTCAAGGCATACAACAAGATGTACCCGCAGATTTTGCCGCGCGGGAAATCCCGACCTTCTCTCAGGTAATACTGGATCTTGTTCCATCTAACCCTGTGAACGAAGCGGCGACGGGTAAGGTTGTGCCTTTACTCATTTTCGCAATATTCCTAGCCGTAGCTATAATCAAGATCGGTTCCAAGAAGCCAGAAGCCGTGAAACCTGTACGAGATCTAATTGAATCACTGACACTGGTGCTGCATCAGGTCGTGAAATTCATTATTCGCCTGACGCCTTACGGCGTATTCGCGCTGATTGCCGGAATTACCGCACGTTATGGCTGGGAGACGTTGCAGGAGTTAGGTAGCGTAATAATAACCTCCTATGTCGCAATGATTATACATTTCGTACTGATCTTCGGTGGGCTGGTTCTATTAGTAGCGAAGGTGAATCCAATTCGTTTCTTCCGCAAAATTTATCCAACCATTACTGTCGCCTTCACAACCAGAAGCAGCTACGCAACACTTCCTGTTAATCTCGAGGTGATTACGAAGCGGCTTCATGTCTCCCCACGGATCGCGAGCTTTATTGCCCCATTAGGTGCAACCGTGAACTTTAACGCGTGCGGCGGGATTTGGCCGGCCATTGTGGCTGTGTTTACCGCTCAAGTATTCGGCATTGATCTGAACTGGACCGACTACGCCACACTCGTATTAGTAAGTATCATCTCTTCCATTGGTGTAGCCGGGGTTCCTGGCCCTGCGGTAATCTCCACCACTGTAGTGCTAACCGCTCTCGGTCTACCGCTTGAAGGAATCGCTATCGTTGCGGGTGTGGAAGCGCTCATCGATATGGGGCGTACCGCTGTAAATGCAACTGGAACAGCTGTAACCGCTCTGCTAGTTGCCGATTCAGAAGGTGAATTTGACCGCGCAGCGTTTAATAGCAATGATGACGAAGATGATATTCTCTTGGGCACAGTGTAA
- a CDS encoding helix-turn-helix domain-containing protein, giving the protein MNHPFSTNAVEPDISLSICGYSKVLDIISNKWTALVIYAMEDGIIRYSDIRRRIEGISKKMLTQTLRQLERDGLVKREITPSVPPIVEYSLTPLGVSLLEPMRALNQWTSENYVWVEKARASYDQVGQEE; this is encoded by the coding sequence ATGAACCATCCATTTTCGACGAATGCCGTAGAGCCTGATATCTCGTTATCAATTTGTGGGTACAGTAAGGTCCTTGATATTATTTCTAATAAATGGACAGCTTTGGTCATCTATGCTATGGAAGATGGAATCATTCGTTACAGTGATATAAGAAGACGAATCGAAGGCATCTCTAAAAAAATGCTAACCCAAACTTTGCGGCAATTGGAACGAGATGGGTTGGTAAAGCGTGAGATTACACCATCTGTTCCACCCATCGTAGAGTATTCTCTAACTCCTTTAGGGGTATCTTTACTTGAGCCGATGAGAGCGTTAAATCAGTGGACGAGTGAAAATTATGTATGGGTTGAAAAGGCCAGAGCTTCATATGATCAAGTGGGTCAAGAGGAATAA
- a CDS encoding NAD(P)-dependent alcohol dehydrogenase: protein MKVYEIQSEFGLDQLKVAERPIPNPSSGEVRIKMRAVSLNARDLGVIDGFYNPILNSPLIPVSDGVGEVVALGEHTSKFKIGDRVSGIFTQSWISGEPTQENWVSSLGSPLNGLLAEYVVLPEEGLVRVPDLLTDEEAATLPCAGVTAWHAIVEEGKVKAGETVVIQGTGGVSLFALQFTKLHGAQVIITSSSDEKLKRAKGLGADFGVNYLKNPEWDKAVLELTGGRGADHIVDLGGSSTLNKSIRALRVGGRISLVGGLSGFQVEGFEIIPAILRKARLQAINVGSRDMFETMNRAVEQNGLRPIIDSVFLFEHTVEALHHLAKGSYFGKICITF, encoded by the coding sequence ATGAAAGTATACGAAATTCAAAGTGAATTTGGCCTCGATCAACTGAAGGTAGCTGAACGTCCAATTCCTAATCCTAGTTCTGGTGAAGTTCGTATAAAAATGCGGGCGGTTTCCCTTAACGCTAGGGATCTTGGTGTAATTGATGGTTTTTATAACCCGATTTTGAACTCTCCATTAATTCCGGTATCGGACGGTGTTGGTGAAGTTGTCGCCTTAGGTGAACATACGTCCAAATTCAAGATTGGTGACCGGGTGAGCGGTATTTTTACTCAAAGCTGGATTTCGGGAGAACCGACACAAGAAAATTGGGTGAGCTCGTTAGGAAGTCCCTTGAATGGGCTGCTTGCGGAATATGTTGTGCTTCCCGAGGAGGGATTGGTTCGTGTGCCCGATCTATTGACAGATGAAGAGGCGGCAACACTTCCTTGCGCAGGCGTTACAGCATGGCATGCTATTGTTGAAGAAGGTAAGGTTAAAGCTGGAGAGACTGTAGTGATCCAAGGAACGGGTGGAGTTTCTCTATTCGCGCTTCAATTTACCAAGCTTCACGGCGCACAGGTAATCATCACATCAAGCAGCGATGAGAAGCTTAAGCGGGCCAAAGGATTAGGAGCCGATTTTGGTGTCAATTATTTAAAAAATCCTGAATGGGATAAGGCTGTCCTTGAGCTGACAGGGGGACGCGGAGCAGACCATATTGTTGATCTCGGTGGATCATCTACATTAAATAAGTCTATCCGGGCGCTGCGGGTGGGTGGAAGAATCAGCCTGGTAGGCGGTCTGTCGGGCTTCCAAGTGGAAGGCTTTGAAATCATCCCTGCCATTCTGAGAAAAGCGCGCCTTCAAGCCATCAATGTTGGTAGTCGTGACATGTTCGAGACGATGAACCGTGCAGTCGAACAAAATGGACTTCGCCCGATCATTGACTCTGTGTTCCTATTTGAACATACTGTTGAAGCATTGCATCACTTGGCTAAGGGGTCGTACTTCGGAAAAATTTGCATTACATTTTAA
- a CDS encoding Gfo/Idh/MocA family oxidoreductase codes for MVQKLRWGIIGCAQIATGSVMPAIMNSDSGVITAVASRGLEKSSAVAAEFGIEKAYGSYEELLADKEIDAVYVPLPNHLHREWVIRAAEAGKHVLCEKPIALNSQEAAEMVKACNDAGVHLAEAYMYRHHPRIAEVQAIIASGEIGELRSIRGTFTYNDATDTSNIRFKSAWGGGSLYDVGCYPLSAARLLFGTEPDAVTVHAKFSPEHDNVDMMASGLVEFPNDLSLIFDCGMWAYNRQLLEILGTDGMIEVPMPFNARDEDAEFFVHSGDGVRRVEATGANPYIRQVDDFAAAVFTGERFIAPEDPVLSMRLIETCLASAKQRQRISML; via the coding sequence ATGGTACAGAAGCTTCGCTGGGGAATCATAGGCTGTGCGCAGATTGCGACAGGTTCAGTGATGCCAGCTATCATGAATTCAGATTCGGGAGTGATTACAGCGGTGGCAAGTCGTGGCTTGGAAAAAAGCAGCGCTGTAGCCGCAGAGTTCGGAATAGAGAAAGCATATGGCAGTTATGAAGAGTTACTTGCGGATAAAGAAATTGATGCGGTGTATGTTCCGCTCCCTAATCATCTCCATCGTGAATGGGTGATCCGAGCGGCGGAAGCCGGTAAGCATGTGTTATGTGAGAAACCGATCGCACTGAACAGCCAGGAGGCTGCAGAGATGGTAAAAGCGTGTAACGATGCAGGGGTTCACTTAGCAGAAGCGTATATGTATCGGCATCATCCTCGAATTGCCGAAGTACAAGCGATTATCGCTAGCGGTGAAATCGGAGAATTACGCTCGATTCGAGGCACGTTTACTTACAATGATGCTACGGACACTTCAAATATTCGTTTTAAATCGGCTTGGGGTGGCGGCTCGCTTTATGATGTAGGCTGTTATCCGTTAAGCGCGGCACGATTGTTGTTTGGGACGGAGCCGGATGCTGTGACCGTGCATGCGAAGTTCTCCCCTGAACATGATAATGTAGATATGATGGCTTCAGGCCTGGTAGAATTTCCGAATGATCTAAGCTTGATCTTTGATTGCGGAATGTGGGCATACAACCGCCAGCTGTTAGAGATTCTTGGGACCGATGGGATGATTGAAGTGCCTATGCCTTTTAATGCTAGAGATGAGGATGCGGAATTCTTTGTGCATTCTGGTGACGGGGTAAGACGGGTTGAGGCTACTGGGGCTAATCCGTACATTCGACAGGTGGATGATTTTGCAGCTGCTGTGTTCACTGGCGAGAGATTCATTGCGCCGGAGGACCCCGTGCTGAGTATGCGGCTGATCGAGACTTGTCTTGCTTCGGCTAAACAGCGGCAAAGAATTAGTATGCTGTAA
- a CDS encoding ABC transporter ATP-binding protein yields MGLADDPVIAISGLWMNYTDRMVLRGIDLKVYRGQIIGYIGPNGAGKSTTVKIMLGLVEGYNGKVEIFGRDIADGDVSYKKRIGYVPEVAELYDSLTAREYLTFVGELYGIKRSDVDYKAGKLMALLGLEKAYDSRISTFSKGMKQKVLLISSMLHDPDILFLDEPLSGLDANSVMVVKEIFASLAARGKTIFYSSHIMDVVEKISSRIVLIDGGDIVADGSFAELKEKGSEGSLEDIFNQLTGFDKYRDIAGEFVAIMQEVSSHD; encoded by the coding sequence ATGGGACTTGCTGATGATCCAGTCATTGCGATTTCTGGTTTATGGATGAACTACACGGACCGAATGGTGTTAAGGGGCATTGACCTTAAGGTATACAGAGGACAAATTATTGGCTATATCGGCCCTAATGGAGCAGGCAAGAGTACAACCGTCAAAATTATGCTCGGTCTGGTAGAAGGTTATAACGGTAAAGTAGAGATTTTTGGTAGGGATATTGCTGATGGAGATGTTTCTTACAAGAAAAGAATAGGTTACGTGCCAGAGGTAGCTGAATTATATGATAGCCTCACCGCTAGAGAGTATCTAACCTTTGTAGGTGAATTGTACGGCATTAAGCGTAGTGATGTGGATTATAAAGCTGGAAAGTTAATGGCCTTGCTAGGTCTTGAGAAAGCATATGATTCGCGGATTTCAACCTTCTCCAAGGGGATGAAACAAAAGGTGCTGCTGATCTCCAGCATGCTTCATGATCCCGATATTCTATTCCTAGATGAACCGCTGAGTGGTCTGGATGCTAATAGCGTAATGGTGGTAAAGGAGATTTTTGCATCTTTGGCGGCACGGGGCAAGACCATTTTCTATTCTTCACACATCATGGATGTGGTTGAGAAGATCAGCAGCCGGATTGTTTTGATAGATGGTGGAGATATCGTAGCGGATGGGAGCTTTGCGGAGCTTAAAGAGAAGGGTAGTGAAGGATCGCTTGAGGATATTTTTAATCAATTAACTGGCTTTGATAAATACCGTGATATTGCGGGGGAATTTGTTGCGATCATGCAAGAGGTATCTTCTCATGACTGA
- a CDS encoding EAL domain-containing protein: MDKMGIHYNVWIVLLSFALAATAAYSALNLISQVSGSSGKVRRLWLISGACVLGSGIWALHYVGIMASCLPFEVNYYIGRSILSLLVGVLFCYLAFQITSVSRLGVWRLIVGGILLGSGISAMHYIGMSSMRIEAEIHYDVWIQGFAIILVLVSAYIGLLMFYKFKECAGFHRWKLYSALFIGFSVTGMHYTSVRASHFEYNSLLEVRPLLMDNDVVLLMGVSLITLLMLAVSSGAVFLEHHVLEKMAYQDSLTELPNRHGLERYFKNEFFGSRSGAVFFMDLDRFKSINDTLGHDIGDMLLQEVAVRLIRSVKDKGKVFRLGGDEFLIALPDCTLEDAKLEAERILQELKKFYRIQDNELYVTASVGISMTPLHGTDRSALMKAADTALYTSKDSGKNKCSVFDQEANRQQLRRMSLEKDLRKALARSEFMVVYQPKWDSYMNVMVGLEALLRWRHPEHGIISPAEFIPIAEETGLIVPITYWMLHEVCSQNRFWHKEEIANVPVSINMSARMFEDGSLYDVVAEALTCSELEPHFLELEITESIAMHNMKETVAQLSRLRMLGVRVSLDDFGTGFSSLGNLDEIPVNTLKIDQVFIRNSKMHSKKAIISNIIAIATHLNMEVVAEGVETPEQIELLKSLGCRVMQGYYYGRPMPVQELGEWFIANTAAS, encoded by the coding sequence ATGGATAAAATGGGCATCCACTACAATGTTTGGATTGTGTTACTATCATTTGCGCTAGCGGCAACGGCTGCTTATTCCGCACTAAATTTGATTTCGCAAGTTTCTGGTTCTTCCGGCAAAGTTCGACGCTTGTGGCTGATTTCGGGGGCTTGTGTGCTTGGCAGCGGAATTTGGGCGTTACATTATGTAGGAATCATGGCGAGTTGTTTACCCTTTGAGGTCAATTACTATATAGGCAGATCTATATTGTCGCTATTGGTCGGTGTGTTGTTCTGCTATTTGGCATTCCAGATAACGTCTGTGTCACGTTTGGGAGTATGGCGTTTAATAGTAGGCGGAATTCTTTTGGGTAGCGGAATTTCGGCTATGCATTATATCGGGATGTCCTCAATGAGGATAGAGGCGGAAATTCATTATGATGTGTGGATTCAAGGCTTTGCTATAATACTTGTTCTGGTATCGGCTTATATCGGATTATTGATGTTCTATAAGTTCAAAGAATGCGCGGGATTTCACCGATGGAAGCTGTACTCAGCATTGTTTATCGGATTTTCAGTTACCGGAATGCATTATACAAGTGTAAGGGCGAGTCATTTTGAATATAATAGCCTTCTCGAAGTCAGACCCCTTTTGATGGACAATGACGTTGTTCTGTTAATGGGGGTTTCGCTGATAACGTTACTTATGCTCGCAGTTTCTAGTGGCGCTGTATTTCTGGAGCACCATGTGCTTGAAAAGATGGCCTATCAAGATTCATTAACAGAGCTGCCGAACCGGCATGGATTGGAACGCTATTTTAAAAATGAATTTTTCGGAAGTAGATCTGGTGCCGTTTTTTTTATGGATCTGGATCGTTTTAAGTCGATTAATGATACGCTTGGACATGATATAGGTGATATGTTATTGCAGGAGGTTGCTGTAAGATTAATTCGTTCTGTAAAAGATAAAGGGAAAGTCTTTCGTTTAGGTGGTGACGAATTCCTGATTGCACTTCCGGATTGCACGCTAGAGGATGCAAAGTTAGAGGCAGAGCGTATTTTGCAGGAGCTTAAGAAATTCTATCGTATTCAGGACAACGAGCTATATGTTACTGCAAGCGTTGGAATCAGTATGACTCCTTTGCATGGGACTGATCGCTCAGCGCTAATGAAAGCCGCAGATACGGCTCTTTATACATCTAAGGATTCGGGTAAGAACAAATGCAGTGTGTTCGACCAGGAAGCCAATCGCCAGCAGTTGCGACGGATGTCGCTGGAGAAGGATCTTCGCAAAGCATTGGCACGTTCTGAGTTTATGGTTGTGTATCAGCCTAAATGGGATTCATATATGAATGTTATGGTAGGTCTTGAAGCACTGCTACGCTGGAGACACCCAGAGCATGGGATCATTTCGCCAGCTGAATTCATTCCGATTGCAGAGGAGACTGGACTGATCGTTCCGATTACCTATTGGATGCTGCATGAGGTATGCAGCCAGAACAGGTTCTGGCATAAGGAAGAGATAGCTAACGTACCCGTCTCTATTAATATGTCAGCACGGATGTTTGAGGACGGAAGCTTATACGATGTTGTAGCGGAAGCACTCACATGTTCGGAATTAGAGCCACACTTCCTTGAACTGGAGATTACAGAGTCCATTGCGATGCATAACATGAAAGAGACGGTCGCGCAGCTGTCCAGACTTCGGATGCTTGGGGTAAGAGTATCGCTGGATGACTTTGGGACAGGCTTCTCCTCTCTTGGTAATTTGGATGAGATTCCAGTCAATACACTCAAGATTGACCAAGTATTTATTCGTAACAGTAAGATGCATTCTAAGAAAGCTATTATCAGCAATATTATTGCGATTGCGACCCATCTAAATATGGAAGTCGTGGCGGAAGGTGTGGAGACACCAGAGCAGATCGAATTGCTGAAATCACTGGGTTGTAGAGTCATGCAGGGTTATTATTACGGCCGGCCGATGCCCGTTCAAGAACTGGGTGAGTGGTTTATAGCGAATACAGCAGCGTCGTGA